The Gymnodinialimonas sp. 57CJ19 genome includes a window with the following:
- the ychF gene encoding redox-regulated ATPase YchF: MGFKMGIVGLPNVGKSTLFNALTRTAAAQAANFPFCTIEPNVGDVAVPDARLDKLAAIAASKSIIPTRMTFVDIAGLVKGASQGEGLGNQFLANIRETDSIAHVLRCFEDGDVVHVDGRVDPIADAETIETELMLADLESIEKRMANLVRKVRGGDKEAVQQERLLNAAKAALEDGKPARTVEVDEEDAKAWKMLQLLSTKPILYVCNVEEANAGTGNAQSARVAEMAAAQGNAHVVISAKIEEDISQLDPEDAEMFLEELGLEEPGLDRLIRAGYELLNLQTYFTVGPKEARAWTIKEGTLAPAAAGVIHGDFEAKFIRAETIAYDDYVTLGGENPAKEAGKMRAEGKGYVVKDGDVLHFLHGG, translated from the coding sequence ATGGGTTTCAAAATGGGCATCGTGGGCCTGCCGAACGTCGGCAAATCGACCCTGTTCAACGCGCTGACCCGCACGGCGGCGGCGCAGGCGGCGAACTTTCCGTTCTGCACGATTGAACCCAACGTGGGTGACGTGGCGGTGCCTGACGCGCGCCTTGATAAGCTGGCGGCGATTGCGGCCTCCAAATCCATCATCCCGACGCGCATGACCTTCGTGGATATCGCGGGCCTTGTAAAAGGCGCGAGCCAGGGCGAAGGCCTCGGCAACCAGTTCCTTGCCAACATTCGCGAAACAGATTCCATCGCTCACGTGCTGCGCTGCTTTGAGGATGGCGACGTGGTGCACGTCGACGGCCGCGTCGACCCGATCGCCGATGCCGAAACCATCGAGACCGAGTTGATGCTCGCCGATCTGGAAAGCATCGAGAAGCGCATGGCGAACCTCGTGCGGAAAGTACGCGGCGGCGACAAGGAAGCCGTGCAGCAGGAGCGCCTGTTGAACGCCGCCAAAGCGGCACTGGAAGATGGCAAACCCGCCCGGACTGTCGAAGTTGACGAAGAAGACGCCAAAGCCTGGAAGATGCTGCAACTGCTCTCCACCAAGCCGATTCTCTACGTGTGCAACGTGGAAGAGGCGAATGCGGGCACGGGCAACGCGCAATCGGCCCGCGTGGCGGAAATGGCTGCGGCCCAAGGCAACGCCCATGTGGTGATCTCTGCCAAGATCGAAGAGGACATCAGCCAGCTGGACCCCGAGGACGCCGAGATGTTCCTTGAAGAATTGGGGCTGGAAGAGCCCGGCCTCGACCGTTTGATCCGTGCCGGGTACGAGTTGCTGAACCTGCAAACCTATTTCACCGTCGGCCCGAAAGAGGCCCGCGCCTGGACCATCAAGGAGGGCACCCTTGCCCCCGCCGCCGCCGGCGTGATCCATGGTGATTTCGAGGCCAAGTTCATCCGCGCCGAAACCATCGCCTACGACGATTACGTCACCTTGGGCGGTGAAAACCCGGCGAAGGAAGCGGGCAAGATGCGCGCGGAAGGCAAGGGCTACGTCGTGAAAGACGGCGATGTGCTGCACTTCCTGCATGGCGGCTGA
- a CDS encoding MATE family efflux transporter, with amino-acid sequence MNNAPTTKAELAPLIRLAVPLMVGLTAALLIGVVDTVMISPLGTVPLAAAGVTTAVLIILISALWGLLTVISVQISQAEGAGDPARVAIAFRSGLLLCLIGGTLAAFVMIAVYPLLGPLGQPQEVLDILFPYWLSMSLWIIPFTLFFGLKALFDAVEWPWAAVGLSYIGVVANIPANYTFIHILDMGILGAGLASILSQSLSLIAAWLVVSRAEGLRVYRQTIAVAWTDVRAQLRDSVPLCLGYAGEGGAYAMIGLMIGWLGAEALAAHQIVNALGGVAYVIPLGMAGAVSIRIGNAVGAGRHDRLRPILKASFLMVVLWQAMATSVFIFGGRLLAEAMSSDPAVIQLATNLFIVMAMMQIADGIQGTSLGALRGMSDMNRPTVITLIIYWPLALPGSYVLGIVLGYGAMGIWLGYTLGLAVAAVALPWRFWRLTTPTVPHANRA; translated from the coding sequence ATGAACAACGCCCCCACGACCAAGGCCGAACTCGCGCCCCTGATCCGCCTTGCGGTGCCGCTGATGGTTGGCCTGACGGCGGCGCTGTTGATCGGCGTTGTGGACACGGTGATGATCTCTCCGCTCGGGACGGTGCCCTTGGCCGCCGCCGGGGTAACGACGGCGGTCCTGATCATCCTGATTTCGGCCCTTTGGGGCCTTCTGACGGTCATCTCCGTGCAGATCAGTCAGGCCGAGGGCGCGGGCGACCCGGCCCGTGTGGCGATAGCGTTCCGCTCCGGCCTGCTCCTCTGCCTTATCGGAGGCACCCTCGCCGCGTTTGTCATGATCGCGGTCTATCCCCTTCTCGGGCCTTTGGGTCAGCCGCAAGAGGTATTGGACATCCTGTTCCCCTACTGGCTGAGCATGTCGTTGTGGATCATCCCCTTCACCCTGTTTTTCGGCCTGAAAGCGCTGTTTGACGCGGTGGAATGGCCGTGGGCGGCCGTGGGGCTCAGCTATATCGGCGTGGTGGCCAACATTCCGGCCAATTACACCTTCATCCACATCCTGGACATGGGAATTCTGGGGGCGGGGTTGGCCTCGATCCTGTCCCAAAGCCTGTCGCTGATCGCGGCTTGGCTGGTGGTCTCACGGGCCGAGGGGTTGCGCGTCTATCGCCAAACGATTGCCGTGGCGTGGACAGACGTGCGGGCGCAATTGCGCGACAGCGTGCCGCTCTGCCTTGGCTATGCGGGCGAAGGCGGGGCCTATGCGATGATCGGCCTGATGATCGGCTGGCTGGGGGCCGAGGCCCTGGCCGCCCACCAGATCGTCAACGCCTTGGGCGGGGTGGCCTATGTGATCCCGCTCGGCATGGCGGGCGCCGTATCCATCCGCATCGGCAATGCGGTCGGCGCGGGCCGCCACGATCGGTTGCGCCCGATCCTGAAGGCATCGTTCCTGATGGTGGTGTTGTGGCAGGCAATGGCGACAAGCGTGTTCATTTTCGGAGGGCGTCTGCTGGCTGAAGCGATGTCCAGCGACCCTGCCGTTATTCAACTGGCCACGAATTTGTTCATTGTCATGGCGATGATGCAGATCGCCGATGGCATCCAGGGCACCTCCCTCGGGGCATTGCGGGGCATGTCGGACATGAACCGCCCCACCGTCATAACGCTGATCATCTATTGGCCGCTGGCACTTCCCGGCAGTTACGTCCTCGGAATCGTTTTGGGGTATGGAGCTATGGGAATTTGGCTTGGCTACACCCTTGGTCTGGCAGTAGCTGCCGTTGCACTGCCTTGGCGCTTCTGGCGCCTTACGACCCCAACGGTGCCACACGCAAACCGGGCTTGA
- the trpA gene encoding tryptophan synthase subunit alpha, which translates to MTRIDDTFSRLSASGKKAFVSYIMAGDPDYDTSLKVMRGLPAAGVDIIELGLPFTDPMADGATIQLAGQRALDGGMTLEKTLQMARDFRAGDDTTPIVLMGYYNPIYSRGVDQFLTDAKAAGIDGLIVVDLPPEEDDELCIPAQAAGLNFIRLATPTTDDARLPKVLTNTSGFVYYVSVTGTTGAAAAQASDVAPEVARIKSKTDLPVIVGFGINTPEASGSIASIADGCVVGSAIVSQIASGESVEDVLAFVKSLADGAHRG; encoded by the coding sequence ATGACCCGTATCGACGACACCTTCTCGCGCCTTTCCGCCTCTGGCAAAAAGGCTTTTGTCTCGTACATCATGGCCGGCGATCCCGATTATGACACCTCGCTAAAGGTGATGCGGGGCCTGCCAGCGGCGGGCGTCGATATCATCGAGCTTGGCTTGCCCTTCACCGACCCCATGGCCGATGGCGCGACGATCCAATTGGCCGGGCAACGGGCGCTGGACGGCGGTATGACGCTGGAAAAAACCCTGCAAATGGCCCGAGATTTTCGGGCGGGCGACGACACCACACCCATCGTCCTCATGGGCTACTACAACCCGATCTACTCGCGCGGTGTGGACCAGTTCTTGACGGATGCGAAAGCCGCCGGCATCGACGGGCTGATCGTCGTGGACCTGCCCCCGGAAGAAGATGATGAACTCTGCATTCCCGCCCAGGCCGCCGGCCTGAACTTCATCCGCCTCGCCACCCCCACCACCGACGACGCCCGCCTGCCCAAGGTGCTGACCAACACGTCGGGCTTTGTCTATTACGTTTCTGTCACCGGCACGACCGGGGCCGCCGCCGCCCAAGCCAGCGACGTGGCACCTGAAGTGGCCCGGATCAAATCCAAAACAGACCTCCCCGTCATCGTGGGCTTCGGCATCAACACGCCCGAGGCCTCCGGAAGCATCGCCTCCATCGCTGACGGCTGCGTTGTGGGATCTGCCATCGTGTCGCAAATCGCTTCGGGTGAAAGCGTCGAGGATGTGCTGGCGTTCGTGAAATCCCTCGCTGACGGCGCGCACCGGGGCTAG
- a CDS encoding IS1595 family transposase — protein sequence MNLTDPIFTDKDAARAYMEAQRWADGVFCPHCGGTDKCKRLEGAKHRPGLFQCGDCRKQFTVTVGTVFERSKVALNKWMLATHLMASSKKGFSAHQLHRSIGVTYKTAWFMWHRIREAMTDNTNSDFGAGGGVVEVDETFIGREPGKPVRRGVGHKMKVLTLVDRSTGRAKSVVVDDLKIKTLMPILEAHIAKEAIIHTDTAIQYDNLDQHFSKHESVNHGADEYVRGDVTTNTVEGYFSIFKRGMKGVYQHCDKQHLHRYAAEFAFRYSNRTANGIDDTARAALIIKGAEGKRLTYRRTNSVFV from the coding sequence ATGAACCTCACCGACCCCATCTTCACCGACAAGGACGCTGCTCGCGCCTATATGGAAGCGCAGCGTTGGGCTGATGGTGTCTTCTGTCCTCATTGTGGCGGCACTGACAAGTGCAAGCGCCTTGAGGGCGCAAAGCACCGCCCCGGCTTGTTTCAATGCGGCGATTGCCGCAAGCAATTCACTGTCACTGTTGGAACAGTATTTGAGCGCTCTAAGGTTGCGCTGAATAAGTGGATGCTGGCAACGCACCTGATGGCATCTTCAAAGAAGGGCTTTTCTGCCCATCAACTGCACCGTTCCATCGGCGTCACCTATAAGACTGCGTGGTTCATGTGGCATCGCATCCGCGAAGCCATGACCGACAACACCAATTCGGATTTCGGCGCGGGTGGTGGAGTTGTTGAAGTTGACGAGACCTTCATTGGCCGCGAACCGGGTAAGCCTGTGCGCCGTGGCGTCGGTCACAAAATGAAAGTTCTGACGCTGGTAGACCGCTCCACTGGCCGCGCCAAAAGCGTTGTTGTGGACGATCTCAAGATCAAGACGCTAATGCCGATCCTAGAAGCACACATCGCCAAGGAAGCCATCATCCACACCGACACAGCGATCCAGTATGACAATCTCGACCAGCACTTCTCCAAGCATGAGTCCGTCAACCATGGCGCTGACGAGTATGTGCGTGGTGATGTGACCACAAACACCGTGGAAGGCTACTTCTCCATCTTCAAGCGCGGCATGAAGGGCGTCTATCAGCATTGCGACAAGCAACACCTGCACCGCTACGCCGCTGAGTTCGCCTTCCGTTACTCCAACCGCACTGCCAACGGCATTGACGACACCGCCCGCGCCGCCCTGATTATCAAGGGTGCAGAAGGCAAGCGCCTGACCTATCGGCGGACTAACTCAGTCTTCGTCTGA
- a CDS encoding alpha-hydroxy acid oxidase, giving the protein MADITEIEDLKRIYKRRVPKMFYDYAESGSWTEQTFRENSSDFDLIRLRQRIARDMTGRSTASEMLGQHVSMPVALAPVGLTGMQSADGEIKAARAAERFGVPFCLSTMSICSIEDVAEHTNKPFWFQVYTLKDDDFMKRLFARAKAAGCTTLVITVDLQIMGQRHKDIKNGLSAPPKLTPKSIANMMTKVPWGLEMLGTKRRFFGNIVGHAKGVTDPSSLSSWTAEAFDHALDWDRIRELRSWWDGPVVLKGILDADDARKAVEVGADAITVSNHGGRQLDGALSSIRMLPQIMDAVGDKIEVHLDSGIRSGQDVLKALALGAKGTMIGRAFVYGLGARGEQGVMEALEVIRKELDTTMGLCGERSVHDLGRQNVLVPKGFQGEWE; this is encoded by the coding sequence ATGGCCGACATCACCGAAATCGAAGACCTCAAGCGCATCTACAAACGGCGCGTGCCGAAGATGTTCTACGATTACGCCGAAAGCGGCAGCTGGACGGAACAGACATTCCGCGAGAATTCCTCGGACTTTGACCTGATCCGCCTGCGCCAACGCATCGCGCGGGACATGACCGGGCGCTCCACCGCGTCCGAGATGTTGGGCCAGCACGTCTCCATGCCCGTAGCACTCGCGCCTGTGGGCCTGACGGGGATGCAGTCCGCCGACGGAGAGATCAAAGCCGCCCGCGCAGCGGAACGTTTCGGGGTCCCGTTTTGCCTGTCCACCATGTCGATCTGCTCGATCGAGGACGTGGCCGAACACACCAACAAACCGTTCTGGTTCCAAGTCTACACTCTCAAGGACGACGACTTCATGAAGCGCCTGTTTGCGCGGGCCAAGGCGGCGGGCTGCACCACGCTGGTGATTACCGTCGACCTGCAAATCATGGGCCAGCGTCACAAGGACATCAAGAACGGCCTCTCCGCCCCGCCCAAACTGACGCCGAAATCCATTGCCAACATGATGACCAAGGTCCCTTGGGGGCTGGAGATGCTGGGGACGAAACGGCGCTTTTTCGGCAACATCGTGGGCCATGCCAAGGGGGTGACGGACCCCTCGTCACTGTCCTCCTGGACGGCCGAGGCCTTTGACCATGCGCTCGACTGGGACCGCATCCGCGAGTTGCGCTCGTGGTGGGATGGCCCGGTGGTGCTGAAGGGCATTCTGGACGCCGACGATGCCCGCAAAGCGGTCGAGGTCGGGGCCGATGCCATCACTGTTTCCAACCACGGCGGGCGGCAGTTGGATGGCGCGTTGTCGTCGATCCGCATGTTGCCGCAGATCATGGATGCGGTGGGCGACAAGATCGAGGTGCACCTCGATAGCGGCATCCGCTCGGGGCAGGACGTGCTGAAAGCGCTGGCGCTGGGGGCCAAGGGCACCATGATCGGGCGCGCGTTTGTCTATGGCTTGGGCGCGCGCGGCGAACAGGGCGTCATGGAAGCGCTCGAGGTCATCCGAAAGGAACTCGACACCACCATGGGCCTATGTGGAGAGCGTTCCGTCCACGATCTGGGCCGCCAGAACGTGCTGGTCCCGAAGGGCTTTCAAGGCGAATGGGAATGA
- a CDS encoding MFS transporter has protein sequence MSVLSALSLSRRPLVAFMIVGVFWGSFAAQVPVLKEGIGADDTQFGVILLGTSFGLVATMWLAPLFDRWLGPWAMPAAGCIFAVAALGPAWASAPIAFFVAMVLAGFCSGLLDVVMNARVSELEARHGRSLMNANHAMFSVAYAISAILTGLAREAGSTPEQIFAVVAVAIAVMALPLRMDAEQVDDAARRANRFPWGTVVLCGAIVLVAFFVEATVEAWSALHIERTLGGRAAEGAFGPAVLGLTMAVGRFSGQALTERFSEHAIIVIGTGMAMVGAVIAAAALSPLMAYVGFGAMGLGIAAVGPVGLAIVGRMVRPEHRTAAVARAAVIGFLGFVLAPSLMGFISGAVGLRWAFAAVAAVALLAPLLAVYLRGRHSHSP, from the coding sequence ATGTCAGTTCTGTCCGCCCTATCGCTATCGCGTCGCCCTTTGGTTGCCTTCATGATTGTGGGGGTGTTCTGGGGCAGTTTTGCCGCACAGGTTCCGGTGCTGAAAGAGGGGATCGGGGCCGATGACACCCAGTTCGGTGTGATCTTGTTGGGGACGTCCTTTGGCTTGGTCGCCACGATGTGGCTGGCACCCTTGTTTGACCGATGGTTGGGCCCTTGGGCGATGCCCGCGGCGGGGTGCATTTTTGCCGTGGCGGCCCTTGGCCCGGCATGGGCCAGCGCGCCCATCGCGTTTTTTGTGGCGATGGTGTTGGCGGGGTTTTGTTCGGGTCTGCTGGACGTGGTGATGAACGCCCGCGTGTCCGAGTTGGAGGCGCGTCACGGGCGCAGTCTGATGAACGCCAACCACGCCATGTTCTCGGTCGCCTACGCGATTTCGGCCATCTTGACGGGGCTGGCCCGAGAGGCGGGGTCCACCCCGGAGCAGATCTTCGCCGTGGTGGCGGTTGCCATCGCGGTGATGGCTTTGCCCTTGCGGATGGATGCCGAGCAGGTGGATGACGCCGCCCGCCGCGCCAACCGCTTTCCCTGGGGCACCGTCGTTTTGTGCGGGGCGATCGTGCTGGTCGCTTTCTTCGTGGAAGCCACGGTAGAGGCCTGGTCGGCCCTGCATATTGAGCGCACCCTGGGCGGGCGCGCGGCAGAGGGCGCGTTTGGCCCGGCGGTTCTGGGCCTGACGATGGCGGTAGGCAGGTTCTCGGGGCAAGCCCTGACCGAGCGGTTCAGCGAGCACGCGATAATCGTCATCGGCACCGGCATGGCGATGGTCGGCGCGGTGATTGCGGCAGCCGCCCTGTCGCCCCTGATGGCCTATGTGGGCTTTGGCGCGATGGGTTTGGGGATTGCAGCCGTGGGGCCCGTTGGCCTTGCCATTGTGGGGCGGATGGTGCGGCCCGAACATCGGACCGCTGCCGTGGCCCGCGCCGCTGTGATCGGCTTTCTGGGCTTCGTTCTTGCGCCCTCGTTGATGGGCTTCATCTCGGGCGCTGTGGGCTTGCGGTGGGCGTTCGCCGCTGTCGCGGCGGTGGCGCTCCTCGCTCCGCTCCTCGCCGTATATCTACGCGGGCGTCATTCCCATTCGCCTTGA
- a CDS encoding 50S ribosomal protein L25/general stress protein Ctc, producing MAGEIPDLIAEARTGTGKGAARQARRDGNVPGIVYGGGTDPLAINIPFNVLFKRLKDGRFLSTLFNLKVEGQEDVRVICRNVQRDVVKDLPTHVDFMRLKRTSKVTLFIPVEVVGEEECPGLKKGGVLTMVRPEVELRVTAGDIPDAITIDLSGLEIGDTVTISSVDLPSGAKATIDRDFVIANLTAPSGLVSAESEADHDDTPPADEVPAIEVNED from the coding sequence ATGGCTGGTGAGATTCCTGATCTTATCGCTGAGGCACGGACGGGGACAGGCAAGGGGGCCGCTCGTCAAGCACGCCGTGATGGCAACGTGCCCGGTATCGTTTATGGTGGCGGTACAGACCCGCTCGCGATCAACATCCCCTTCAACGTGCTGTTCAAGCGCTTGAAAGATGGTCGCTTCCTTTCGACCCTGTTCAACCTGAAGGTTGAGGGCCAGGAAGACGTCCGCGTGATCTGCCGCAACGTCCAGCGTGATGTTGTCAAAGACCTGCCCACGCACGTTGACTTCATGCGCCTCAAGCGCACCTCGAAGGTGACGCTGTTTATCCCTGTTGAAGTTGTTGGCGAAGAAGAATGCCCCGGCCTCAAGAAGGGTGGCGTGTTGACCATGGTTCGCCCCGAGGTTGAACTGCGTGTGACTGCTGGCGATATCCCAGATGCGATCACCATCGACCTCTCCGGTCTGGAAATCGGCGACACCGTCACGATCTCCTCCGTGGATCTGCCCTCCGGCGCGAAAGCGACCATCGACCGCGACTTCGTGATCGCCAACCTGACAGCGCCTTCCGGCCTCGTCAGCGCCGAGAGCGAAGCCGACCACGATGACACGCCGCCAGCCGACGAAGTGCCCGCGATCGAAGTCAACGAAGACTGA